CGCCTTCGCGCTCGCGTTCCCCGTCTGCTGGTAGTACTCGGCGACCCGCTCCATCGACCACGCCTGGAACCCGAACCACTGGTTGGACGGCGGGTCGTGATACACGGGCTGCTGGTCGTAGTACATGCCGTAGAACGTCGACGTCCCGGCCGGCGGACTCGCGTACCGCCCCTGCCAACTGTTCGTGGCGCCACCGGCGATGGCACCCTCACTCGACTGCAGCCAGCGGTAGAACTCCAGCTGCCGCGACAGCGAGGTACCCCAATCCGCCGCACCCGTAGTGGACTTGGGCTTCAAGTCCGCGTACGAACTCAACGCGTAGGCGGCCAACGGGTTTTGATAACCCCCGTGCACATGACTGGACCCGATCCGCCAGGCCCACCCCGCGCTGGTGTCATTGGCGCCGCCCCACGCGTAGTACCAGGACAGCAGATAGTCCGACGCGTCCTTGCCGGTCCCGGCCGGGCAGGTGGACGGTCCGACGCAGTTGCCGATTTTCTTGAAGTACTTGTCGTACATGGCGTAGCGCAGATAGTCGCCCATCTTCGCCGCCTTGCCGACGGTCGTGGAGACGTCGGAGCCCTTGCCCTGCTCCTTCGCCCACACGTCGGCCCAGTACGCGGCCTGCACGGCCCGCGCGTCGGCGTCCGGCGCGTCGGTGTACTTCCACTGCTTGGCGTACGAGGAGTCACCGGTGAAGATGTCCAAGTACCCGTTCGTGCCGCCGTACTTGAAGGCGTCGCAGGTGGGCTGCGGCACCGTCTCCCACACCGACTCCTGCGGCCCGCGCTGGAAGGTGTTGATGTACGACGGCCCGCTCGCCGTCGGCCCCGCCTCGCACCCGCCGCCCGGCGTGTCGCCGTAGCCGTAGGTGTTGTCGACGTCCTCCAGCCAGTGCATACCGTAGACATCGTCCGTACCGTATGCGGTCTTCAGTTCACCGGCGATCGGATCCGATCCCACCGGCACCGAGGTGTCGAGCTTCGCCGGATACTCGTTCGGTGTGTCCAGCTCGGGCGCGTAGGTCGCCGGCTTCGAGGCGTTGTAGAACGAGTTCGTCGGCTGGTCGGCGTGGGTCGGGATCATGTACTTCTCCATGAGAGCCCAGGCGCCGTTGAACTTGGACCAGTCGCCCGTCACCTTGCCGTACATCGCCTGCAGCCACAGCAGATAGCTGTACGCCTCCGACGTGGTCTCGTGCCCCTGGTCCGGCGCCTCGACGATCAGGGTCTCCACCGAGTGGTAGGGGATGCCCTGGGGCGAGAAGTAGCCGTTCGCCGGGTTGGTGATCTTCCCGTACAGGTCCAGGAAGCGGGCGTCGTACGCGTTCGCCGCCGCCAGCTCCGTCACGGTGACCGTCGCCTTGGTGAACCCCGTCGCCGTCGACTCGAAGGACGCCGAACCGGTGCCCGACGCGTCCGCCGTGAGGGTCACCGTCTGCGCGGTGTTCCAGTTCGACGGCGTGAAGGTCAGTGACGCGCCACCGGTGACGGACAACCCCGTGTTGCCGCTCGCGCGGGCCGTCGTGACGGTCACGTTCGACGACGGCTGCGTGGACAGCGACACCGCGTACGTGCCCGACTTGCCTTGCTGGACGCCGAGTTGGGCCGGTGAGGCCACCACCGCAGGACCCGAGGCGACCGTGATGCCGACCGGAGTCGACTCCCCGGACGCGCCCAGACTGTCGTAGGCCTTCGCCACCAGTGAGTGACTGCCCACGGTCAATCCAGAGGCGGAGAGTGAGTACGGCGAGCTCGTGTCCGTGCCGAGCAGCGTGGTGTCGTCGTAGAACTCGACCTTGCTGATCGTCGCGTTGTCGGCCGCCGCCGCGGTCGCCGCGAGCGGGACCGCCGCCCCCTGCGTGTAGATCGCGCCCGCGCTCGGGCTGGTCAGCACGGTGATCGGCGGCTGGTGCGCGCCGGCGCAGGTGGTGCCGTTGACCGCGAACGAGGTGGGCGCGGTGTTGGTGCCGCTGTAGCTGAACTGGGCGCCGGTCGAGACGGCGGCGCCCGCGGCGATCGTTCCGTTGTACGACGCGTTCGTCACCGAGACCGCGCTGCCGGACTGGGACCAGGTGCCGTTCCAGCCGTTGCTGAGTTTCTGGTTGCCGGCGTAGCTGTACGTCAGGGTCCAGCCGTTGATCGCGTCCGTACCCCGGTTGGTGAGGGTCAGATCCGCGGTGAAGCCGGAGCCCCAGTCGTTGGTCTTGTAGTCCACGCTGCACTGAACTGTCGCCGCCTGGGCGGGAGTTGTGCCCGTCGCGAGCATCGAGACGGGAAGTGCGAGGGCCGCCACGACAGCGGTCCACAGTCGCCGCGTCAAACGGCGTCTCCTTCTGGGGTGCATGTGCTGGTTCCTCCTTGCGGCTCGGAGGGGTGGGGGCGGAGCAGCAACAAGCCTTGAACCAGTGGGAGCGCTCCCATCGTGGGGACGGGGGTGTGAGCCGTCAAGGTGCTTACGGAGTCGAAAAGATTCGACAGGTGTCAGTTGGGGGAAAGTCAGCGAAAGTCTGTGACTCCCCTGTCCTTTACCGTCACTTGGCGCTACCTTCCTGGACACCAGTGGGAGCGATTCCGTCAGTCGACGCGTCCGTGCGACGCGCCCGAGCTGCAAGGAGTCGCTCATGCGACACCCCCCGCGTTCAATGCTTTTAGCCGTCGCCGGCGCGACCGCCCTTGTCGGGGCATTGGTCGTTCCGGTCGTCACGGCGTCCGGTGCCACTCCCGCGTGCACGGTGGAGTACTCGGTCACCAGCCAGTGGGACACCGGCTTCCAGGGTTCAGTGCGGATCACCAACAACATGGCACCGGTGAGCAGTTGGAGCCTCGGCTTCGACTTCGCCGGCGGCCAGAAGGTCACCCAGGGCTGGAACGCCAAGTGGTCCCAGTCCGCCACGACGGTCACCGCGACCAACGAGAGCTGGAACGGCGCGCTCGGCACCGGCGCGAGCGTGAGCGCCGGGTTCCTCGCCAACTGGTCGGGGAGCAACGCCGTACCGTCCGCGTTCAAGCTCAACGGGACGACCTGCAACGTCGATGCGGAGCCGACACCACCCACGTCGCCGCCTCCGACCTCACCGCCGACCAACGGCACCGCACCCGCACTGCACGTCTCCGGCAACAAGCTCGTGGACGCCGACGGCACCAACCGCCGTCTGCTCGGCGTCAACCGCTCCGGCGGCGAGTTCATGTGCGTGCAGGGCTACGGCATTTGGGACGGTCCCGTGGACGACGCGGCCGTCGCGGCGATCGCCGACTGGAAGGCGAACACGGTCCGCATTCCGCTCAACGAGGAGTGCTGGCTGGGGCTTTCGAACATCAAGCCCGAGTACGCGGGCGCCAACTACATCGCCGCCGTGAAGGACCTGGTGGCGAAGGTCGAGGCGCACGGCATGACCCCGATCGTCGAACTGCACTGGACCTACGGCCAGTACACCGGCAACTCGGCGGGCTGCTCCGACGTGCACGCCACCTGCCAGAAGCCGATGCCGGACGCGCAGTACACACCGTCGTTCTGGTCCTCGGTCGCCAGCACCTTCAAGGGTGACCAGGCCGTCGCGTTCGACCTGTTCAACGAGCCCTACCCGGACCGGGCCACCTCCACGACCACCCAGGCGTGGCAGTGCTGGCGCGACGGCGGCACCTGCCCCGGCATCGGGTACGAGGTCGCCGGTATGCAGGATCTCGTCGACGCCGTACGGTCGACCGGCGCCACGAACGTGATCATGGCCGGCGGGCTCGCGTACTCGAACGACCTGAGCCAGTGGCTGACTTACAAACCCACCGATCCGACCGGCAATCTCGTCGCCGCGTACCACGTGTACAACTTCAACACCTGCGCGAGCGAGAGCTGCTGGAACTCCACACTCGCCCCCGTCGCGGCCCAAGTGCCGCTGGTGGCAGGGGAGATCGGCGAGAACACCTGCTCGCACGCCTTCGTCGACCAGGTCATGAAGTGGTTCGACGACCGCGGGCTCTCGTATCTCGGCTGGACCTGGAACACCTGGGACTGTTCCGCGGGTCCGTCACTGATCTCCGACTACGCCGGTACGCCCACCGCGTACGGCATCGGGCTGCGTGACCATCTGCGCGCCCTCAACGGATAGGCGCCCTGGACCGGTCCAACAGCATCCGCAACCACCTTCCTTCACGGACACCGATCCAACAGCACCCGCAACCAGCTTCCTTCACAGACAAGGAAACCCGCACTCATGAGCCGTACCAGAACAGCGTTGCTCGCTGCCTTGGTGCTCGTCGCCGGGGCCTCGGGGACGGCGGTCGCCGCCGCTCCCTCGGCGGAGACCGGCATCGCCGCGATCCCGTGCAGCGTCGACTACAAGGTGCAGAACCAGTGGGACACCGGCTTCACCGCCGCCGTCACGATCACCAACAACGGCGCCGCCAAGTCGAGTTGGGCCGCGAAGTGGTCGTACGCCGGTAACCAGAAGATCACCAGCGGCTGGAACGCGAAGATCAGCCAGAGCGGTACCGCCGTCACGGCGGCCAACGAGACGTACAACGGGAGCCTGGGGACCGGGAGTTCGGTCAGCTTCGGCTTCAACGCCTCCTACAGCGGCACCAACGCGCTGCCGACCACCTTCACCCTCGACGGTGTGACCTGCAACGTCGACGACGGCAGCGGCGGGGGAGGGGGTGGCGGCACCGATCCCGGCACACGGGTCGACAACCCGTACGCGGGTGCCAAGGTGTACGTGAACCCGGAGTGGTCCGCGAAGGCCGCGGCCGAGACCGGCGGCAGCCGGGTCTCCAACCAGCCCACCGGCGTCTGGCTCGACCGCATCGCCGCGATCAACGGCGTCAACGGCGGGATGGGCCTGCGCGCCCACCTCGACGCGGCGCTCGCCCAGAAGGGCACCGGCGAAGAGGTCGTCCAGCTCGTCGTCTACGACCTCCCCGGGCGCGACTGCGCGGCCCTGGCCTCGAACGGTGAGCTCGGCCCGACCGAAATCGGCCGCTACGAGACCGAGTTCATCGACCCGATCGCGGCGATCCTCGCCGACAGCAAGTACGCCTCGCTGCGGATCGTCACCACGATCGAGATCGACTCGCTGCCCAACCTCGTGACCAACACCGGCAGCAAGGCCACGGCCACCCCGCAGTGCGACACGATGCTCGCCAACGGCAACTACGTGAAGGGCGTCGGCTACGCGCTGAACAAGCTCGGCGCGATCCCCAACGTCTACAACTACATCGACGCCGGACACCACGGCTGGCTCGGCTGGGACGACAACTTCGTCCCCTCCGCGAACCTCTTCTACCAGGCCGCGAACGCCGAGGGCGCGACCGTGAACGACGTGGCCGGCTTCATCACCAACACGGCCAACTACAGCGCCCTGAAGGAGAACAACTTCACCATCAACGACAGCGTGAACGGCGTCTCCGTGCGCCAGTCCAAGTGGGTCGACTGGAACCGCTACGTGGACGAGCTGTCGTACGCCCAGGCGTTCCGCAGTGAGTTGGTGTCCGTGGGCTTCAACTCCGGTATCGGCATGCTGATCGACACGTCGAGGAACGGGTGGGGTGGTTCCGCTCGGCCCACCGGTCCGGGTGCGACCACCAGTGTGGACACGTACGTTGACGGCGGGCGCTACGACCGTCGGATCCAGGTCGGGAACTGGTGCAACCAGTCCGGTGCGGGTCTGGGCGAGCGGCCGCAGGCTGCTCCTGCCGCCGGGATCGACGCGTATGTGTGGATGAAGCCGCCGGGCGAGTCGGACGGGTCCAGCACGGCCATCGCCAACGACGAGGGCAAGGGGTTCGACCGGATGTGCGACCCGACGTACACGGGGAACGCGCGTAACGGGAACAACCTGTCGGGTGCGTTGCCGAATGCGCCGTTGTCCGGGCACTGGTTCTCTGCGCAGTTCCAGCAGCTGATGGCCAACGCGTACCCGCCGCTGTAGGAGCCGTTGGTTGCGTCGAGTTTTTGGCTGCCGGCCGTGTGTGGCTGGTCGCGCAGTTCCCCGCGCCCCTAAAGAAGGGGGCGTGGGGGTCAGCCCTTGTTTGACAGGCCGCGGCGGATCGCGAACTCCACCACCGAATAGTCGCCGTTGGATCGGTCCAACTCGTACGGCACCGTTGGCATCAGTGGTGGCTGGCCCATGAAGCGAGGGCGGTTGCCGTGGTGGGGTTGGGCCGCGTGGACCAGGAAGGGGTGGCAGAGGTAGACGTCACCGGGGTTGCCGGTGGCGTACGCGAGGGGGCGCCCGGCGGACGCCTCGGCCACCTTCGGGCCGAGGGTGAGCGACGAGGCGCCCTTCTCGCCGTACGGTTCCAGGACGCGCGGGACGTCGAGGTGGGAGCCGACCCGGATGCGGGTCGGCGCGTTCTCCTCGGTGACCTCGGTGTAGAGCATCAGCATCAGCAGCGCCCGGCCCCGCGAGGCCAGGTTCGCGTACGGCCACTCGTTCTCCGCGCCCTCCGCGACATAGCTGCCCTCGATGTGCCAGCCGGCGTCGTCCGGCTCCGTCGCGTGCGGGAAGCGCAGCGGGAAACTGCCCACCGAGTACCGGGACTGCCAGCGGCCGGCGCCCACCAGGAGGTCGAACGCCTCATGCAGGGCAGGGGAGTTGACCGAGGCGGCGAACGGGCCCTGGGCCATGTCGCTCACCCACACCACCGGGTCCTTCCAGGTGCCGGGGTCGTCGGGGTCGTAGCCCGTCTCCTGCCAGAGCAGCCGAGCGCAGTGCTCGGCGACCCGGGGTGGGAAGGCGCCCTCGATCTTCACGAACCCGTCTTCGAGGAAGCGGTCCACCATCACGCCGACCGTGTCGTCCATGTGGGCATGCTCGGTGAGGGACGACCTGTTCCGCACCTCATTATTTGCCGCTTCGGCAACGCGAGTGGCCGCCGGACGGTGCGTCGGCGCAGGCTGGCGGCACGCGGACGAGAGGGTGACCACCATGGCGCACGAGCACGACGAGAAGCACGCACACCACCACCACGACCACACCGACCTCGACTGGGCCGTCATGGGTCCCCTGCTGGAGACCCAGGCGGAGCTGTTCGCGCCGCTGTACGAGCGGGCGATGGCGTGGCTCGCGAAGGAGCGGACCGATCCGGGGCTGATCGTCGACGTGGGCAGCGGACCCGGGGTGGTCGCGTGTCTGTTCGCGGAGACGTTCCCGGGTGCCCGGGTCGTCGCGGTGGACTTCTCCGAGCCGCTCTTGGAACGGGCCAACGCCCGCGCCGACCGGCTGGGCTTCGGCGACCGCTTCGGCACGCTGACCGGTGAACTGCCCGAGGTTCTAGGGCAGTTGGAGTACCCGGCCGACCTCATGTGGGCCGGCCGCAGTCTGCATCACCTCGGTGACCAGCGTGCCGGTCTCGCCGCGTTCGCACAGCGGCTCGCGCCCGGCGGCACCCTCGCGATCATGGAGGGCGGCCTGCCCTCCCGGTTCCTGCCGCGCGACTTCGGCATCGGCCGCCCGGGCCTGGAGGCGCGGATCGACGCGATCGAGGCCGAGTGGTTCGCGCAGATGCGCGCCGACCTCCCCGGCGCCGTCACCGAGACCGAGGACTGGCCCGCCCTCCTGGAGTCGGCCGGCCTCAAGCACACCGGCAGCCGCAGCTTCCTCCTCGACCTGCCCGCCCCGGCCCCCGACCGCGTCCGCGCCTATGCCGCGACCTGGCTGACCCGGGTGCGTGACACCTACGGCGAGGCGATGGACGCCGTGGACCGGTCCACCCTCGACCGGCTCGTCGACCCGGAGGACCCGGCGAGCGTGCACCGGCGCGCCGACGTGTTCGTGCTTGCCACGCACACCGTGCACAGGGCGGTGCGGGCCGACTGAGGCGGCCCGTGATCGCGACGGGGTGAAGCGATCCCGACGGGTCGGAAGGGCCCGTGATCTCGGCGGCTTGACTTCGAGCCTGCTCAAGGTGATGAACTGCCCCTCCGACTGCGCGGAGTTCACCGACCCACGGGGGGACCACCACCATGAACGACAACTCTCACGTCGCGCTCATAACCGGCGGCGGCAGCGGGATCGGCGCTGCCGTCGCCCGTCAACTCCTCAGCGCCGGGGGCCGGGTGGCCGTCACCGGCCGCAGCGAGCAGCGCCTGTACGACTTCGCCGCCCAACTGGGCCACCCCGAGGGCCTGTTGACCATCCCCGGGAGCGCCGCCGAGTACGGCGAGGTGCAGGCCGCCGTGGAGGCGACGCTCAAACAGTTCGGGCGGCTCGACGCGGTCGTCGCCAACGCCGGTGTCGCCACGCACGATTCGGTCGCCGAGGGCGACCCGGCCGGGTGGACCGAGATGGTGCTGACCAACGTCCTCGGTCCCGCCCTGCTGATCCGGGCGTCCGTCGACGCGCTGAAGCAGACGCACGGCCGGATCGTGCTGATCGGCAGCGTCGCCGGGTTCGTGCACACCCCGGGCAACATCTACGGCGCGACCAAGTGGGCGATGACCGGTCTCGCCGAGAACACCCGGCGCGAGGTCACGGAGTTCGGAATCGGCGTGACGCTGGTCGCCCCGGGCCGGGTGGAGACCCCGTTCTGGGACGGCAACGGCAGCCTGCCGCCCGGCCATCTCCTCACCGCCGACCAGATCGCCGACACGATCCTCTGGTCGATCCGCCAGCCCGCCGGCGTCGACATCAACACCGTCGTCGTCCGGCCGATCGGGCAGCCCAACTGACACACCGGTCAACTGGGGTGCGGGTGGGGCCCGTTGCCGCGAACAGTCGTGGCAACGGGCCCCAGCTCTGTCCCAAGTCAGCTGTTCCGCGGCCTCAGTTGTTCGCCAGGAACTGCTTCGCCAGCTGGTCGCCCAGCGACACCGCCGCGCTGTGGCTCTCGATGGGGGAGACCGTCGAGTTCTTGAACAGGATGTACGTCACGCCGGAGTCGGCGCCGCCCGTCGCCGGGTCGGGGTCGATGCCGAGGGCGCTGGCCGTTGCGTACGAGGCCTCGCCGATGATGTTGGTGGGGCCGGTGTCGCCGACGACGGCGTACTCGACCTTGTTGTTGTAGACGACGGCGACCACGCCGCCGCCCTTGATGCCGTAGCTGGAGTACTTCCAGATGCTGCTGGAGCTGGGCACCACGATGTACGGGAGTGAATCCGCCTTCAGGGGCTGGCCGTTGGACTGGTGGAACGCCGTGTCGTCCTGGTACCAGGGGTCGGCGTTCTCGTTGCACTTCGAGGTGCGCTGGCCGTCGCAGTCGATGTCCATGTCGGCCTTCCAGAACACGGCGCCGTTCTTGCCGCAGACCGGGATGGTGGCCGAAGTCTCGTCGTCCGTACGGTACTTGCCGTTCGATATCTGCGAGCAGGACGTCACCTTGGCGAGCAGGGAGGCCGCGCTGACCGAACCCTCCTGCGCCGACTTGGGGGTGGCGCCGGAGGCGCTCGCGGGGAGCACTCCGGCGGCGAGCAGGGCGGCAGCCGAGGCCGCGGCGAGGGTCAGTGTTCGCATGCGCACTGTGGGGGACCCTTCTGTTAGGAAAGTTTCCTTACCGGGTGCGCAACAAGGTGGCCCCGACGGCATGCCCGCGTCAAGACCCTGGTACGAACCAAGTGGGCCGGCGGCACGGAAAGCGCCACGGAGAGCCGCAGGGAAAAACGATGCGCCCCGGAGCCGACAGGCTCCGGGGCGCTCGCGCTACCTGGGGTTCAGGCCAAGTGCCTTGGATTCAGGCCGCGTTGAACGTCGACGGATCGGGGCCCAGGCGCCGGTCCTCGTTCAGCGCGCTGATGGCCGCGAGGTCCTCGGTGTCGAGGCTGAAGTCGAAGACCTCGATGTTCTCCTTGATCCGCGACGGCGTCACGGACTTGGGGATCACCACGTTGCCGAGCTGGATGTGCCAGCGCAGCACGA
The nucleotide sequence above comes from Streptomyces sp. N50. Encoded proteins:
- a CDS encoding glycoside hydrolase family 48 protein; translation: MHPRRRRRLTRRLWTAVVAALALPVSMLATGTTPAQAATVQCSVDYKTNDWGSGFTADLTLTNRGTDAINGWTLTYSYAGNQKLSNGWNGTWSQSGSAVSVTNASYNGTIAAGAAVSTGAQFSYSGTNTAPTSFAVNGTTCAGAHQPPITVLTSPSAGAIYTQGAAVPLAATAAAADNATISKVEFYDDTTLLGTDTSSPYSLSASGLTVGSHSLVAKAYDSLGASGESTPVGITVASGPAVVASPAQLGVQQGKSGTYAVSLSTQPSSNVTVTTARASGNTGLSVTGGASLTFTPSNWNTAQTVTLTADASGTGSASFESTATGFTKATVTVTELAAANAYDARFLDLYGKITNPANGYFSPQGIPYHSVETLIVEAPDQGHETTSEAYSYLLWLQAMYGKVTGDWSKFNGAWALMEKYMIPTHADQPTNSFYNASKPATYAPELDTPNEYPAKLDTSVPVGSDPIAGELKTAYGTDDVYGMHWLEDVDNTYGYGDTPGGGCEAGPTASGPSYINTFQRGPQESVWETVPQPTCDAFKYGGTNGYLDIFTGDSSYAKQWKYTDAPDADARAVQAAYWADVWAKEQGKGSDVSTTVGKAAKMGDYLRYAMYDKYFKKIGNCVGPSTCPAGTGKDASDYLLSWYYAWGGANDTSAGWAWRIGSSHVHGGYQNPLAAYALSSYADLKPKSTTGAADWGTSLSRQLEFYRWLQSSEGAIAGGATNSWQGRYASPPAGTSTFYGMYYDQQPVYHDPPSNQWFGFQAWSMERVAEYYQQTGNASAKAVLDKWVAWALSKTTVNPDGTYLIPSTLQWSGQPDTWNASSPGANAGLHVTVADYTNDVGVAAAYAKTLTYYGAKSGNAAAKTTAKALLDGMWGNYQDSLGVAVPETRADYNRFDDSVYVPSGFSGTMPNGDAVNSASTFASLRSFYKNDPAWSKIQSYLAGGAAPVFTYHRFWAQADVALAMGSYAELLE
- a CDS encoding cellulase family glycosylhydrolase, producing MRHPPRSMLLAVAGATALVGALVVPVVTASGATPACTVEYSVTSQWDTGFQGSVRITNNMAPVSSWSLGFDFAGGQKVTQGWNAKWSQSATTVTATNESWNGALGTGASVSAGFLANWSGSNAVPSAFKLNGTTCNVDAEPTPPTSPPPTSPPTNGTAPALHVSGNKLVDADGTNRRLLGVNRSGGEFMCVQGYGIWDGPVDDAAVAAIADWKANTVRIPLNEECWLGLSNIKPEYAGANYIAAVKDLVAKVEAHGMTPIVELHWTYGQYTGNSAGCSDVHATCQKPMPDAQYTPSFWSSVASTFKGDQAVAFDLFNEPYPDRATSTTTQAWQCWRDGGTCPGIGYEVAGMQDLVDAVRSTGATNVIMAGGLAYSNDLSQWLTYKPTDPTGNLVAAYHVYNFNTCASESCWNSTLAPVAAQVPLVAGEIGENTCSHAFVDQVMKWFDDRGLSYLGWTWNTWDCSAGPSLISDYAGTPTAYGIGLRDHLRALNG
- a CDS encoding glycoside hydrolase family 6 protein, whose translation is MSRTRTALLAALVLVAGASGTAVAAAPSAETGIAAIPCSVDYKVQNQWDTGFTAAVTITNNGAAKSSWAAKWSYAGNQKITSGWNAKISQSGTAVTAANETYNGSLGTGSSVSFGFNASYSGTNALPTTFTLDGVTCNVDDGSGGGGGGGTDPGTRVDNPYAGAKVYVNPEWSAKAAAETGGSRVSNQPTGVWLDRIAAINGVNGGMGLRAHLDAALAQKGTGEEVVQLVVYDLPGRDCAALASNGELGPTEIGRYETEFIDPIAAILADSKYASLRIVTTIEIDSLPNLVTNTGSKATATPQCDTMLANGNYVKGVGYALNKLGAIPNVYNYIDAGHHGWLGWDDNFVPSANLFYQAANAEGATVNDVAGFITNTANYSALKENNFTINDSVNGVSVRQSKWVDWNRYVDELSYAQAFRSELVSVGFNSGIGMLIDTSRNGWGGSARPTGPGATTSVDTYVDGGRYDRRIQVGNWCNQSGAGLGERPQAAPAAGIDAYVWMKPPGESDGSSTAIANDEGKGFDRMCDPTYTGNARNGNNLSGALPNAPLSGHWFSAQFQQLMANAYPPL
- a CDS encoding phytanoyl-CoA dioxygenase family protein, which produces MDDTVGVMVDRFLEDGFVKIEGAFPPRVAEHCARLLWQETGYDPDDPGTWKDPVVWVSDMAQGPFAASVNSPALHEAFDLLVGAGRWQSRYSVGSFPLRFPHATEPDDAGWHIEGSYVAEGAENEWPYANLASRGRALLMLMLYTEVTEENAPTRIRVGSHLDVPRVLEPYGEKGASSLTLGPKVAEASAGRPLAYATGNPGDVYLCHPFLVHAAQPHHGNRPRFMGQPPLMPTVPYELDRSNGDYSVVEFAIRRGLSNKG
- a CDS encoding class I SAM-dependent methyltransferase, translated to MAHEHDEKHAHHHHDHTDLDWAVMGPLLETQAELFAPLYERAMAWLAKERTDPGLIVDVGSGPGVVACLFAETFPGARVVAVDFSEPLLERANARADRLGFGDRFGTLTGELPEVLGQLEYPADLMWAGRSLHHLGDQRAGLAAFAQRLAPGGTLAIMEGGLPSRFLPRDFGIGRPGLEARIDAIEAEWFAQMRADLPGAVTETEDWPALLESAGLKHTGSRSFLLDLPAPAPDRVRAYAATWLTRVRDTYGEAMDAVDRSTLDRLVDPEDPASVHRRADVFVLATHTVHRAVRAD
- a CDS encoding SDR family oxidoreductase → MNDNSHVALITGGGSGIGAAVARQLLSAGGRVAVTGRSEQRLYDFAAQLGHPEGLLTIPGSAAEYGEVQAAVEATLKQFGRLDAVVANAGVATHDSVAEGDPAGWTEMVLTNVLGPALLIRASVDALKQTHGRIVLIGSVAGFVHTPGNIYGATKWAMTGLAENTRREVTEFGIGVTLVAPGRVETPFWDGNGSLPPGHLLTADQIADTILWSIRQPAGVDINTVVVRPIGQPN
- a CDS encoding glycoside hydrolase family 75 protein, with protein sequence MRMRTLTLAAASAAALLAAGVLPASASGATPKSAQEGSVSAASLLAKVTSCSQISNGKYRTDDETSATIPVCGKNGAVFWKADMDIDCDGQRTSKCNENADPWYQDDTAFHQSNGQPLKADSLPYIVVPSSSSIWKYSSYGIKGGGVVAVVYNNKVEYAVVGDTGPTNIIGEASYATASALGIDPDPATGGADSGVTYILFKNSTVSPIESHSAAVSLGDQLAKQFLANN